The genomic window TCTGAGCTTCGCCGTCCAGGTCGTGCGGGTTGTGGTGATCATCATCGGCATGATCGCCGTGCTGCAGCGGCTGGGCGTTCAGACGACCTCGATCATCGCCGTGCTGGGCGCGGCGTCCTTGGCGGTGGGTTTGGCGTTGCAGGGCACGCTGTCGAACGTGGCGTCGGGGATCATGCTGCTGGTGCTGCGGCCTTACCGTGTCGGCGACGTGGTCGATGTCGGCGGCATGGCGGGAACGGTGCAGCGACTGGACCTGTTCACGACCCAGCTGTCCAACGCCAGCAACCACAAGATCGTCATTCCGAACTCCAAGGTCCTGAGCGACCCGCTGACCAATCTGACCGGTCAGCAGACCCGCCGTATCGAGATCAACTTCACGGTCGGCTATGGCGAAGACCTGGGGCAGGCGCGCAAGGTGCTGATCGACATGGCCGGCGCCCACGACAAGGTGCTGCACGATCCGCATCCGTGGTCCGGCGTAACGGGTCTGCTGGATAGTTCGGTCCAAATTACCCTGCACGCCTGGGTCAAGGTGACAGACTGGTGGCAGACCCAGGCCGATCTGATGCAAGGCGGCAAGGAGGCGCTGGATGCCGCCGGGATCGAGATTCCGTTCCCGCATCAGGTCGCCGTGCCCTATGGCGATGAGGATGTGATGCCGGTCGTGCGCGTCCGCACGGTCGAAGACGGCACGGCCGATCTGAAGGCGACGAACCGCTGATGCGCTACGATTTCGGCTCCGACAACACCGCCGGCATGGCGCTGAGCGCCATCGAAGGCCTGGTGCGCGCCAACAAGGGATTCGCGCGCGCCTATGGCGCAGACGAGGTCACCGCCCGCGCCGCCGACCAGATTCGCCAGCGTCTGGATGCCGACGCCGAGGTGCGGTTTGTTTTCAGCGGGACGGCGGCCAACGCCATCGCCCTGTCGATGCTGGCCCAGCCGTATGAGGCGGTGCTGGCGCACCATGCGGCGCACATCTGCACCGACGAGACGGGCGCGCCGGGATTCTTCGGTCACGGCGTCGGCCTGATCGGCTTGCCGGGGTTCTCGGGCAAGATCGATCCATTGGCCCTGCAGGCGCAGTTGGGCGAACCCGAAGTCGGGCATCGTCAGCCGCCCGCCGCCCTGTCGCTGACCCAGGCCACGGAATATGGCTCGGTCTACACCGAGGAAGAACTGCGCCACCTGATCGAACCGGCCAAGGCGCTGGGCTATGGCGTTCACATGGACGGAGCGCGCCTGACCAATGCGGTCGCCGCCGGCTTCGACCTGAAGGACATTCCGCGTCTGGGCGTCGACGTGCTGGTGTTCGGCGGGGCGAAGGCGGGCGCCAACTGCGCCGAGGCGATCGTGTTGTTCGACAAGAGCCTGGCGCGGCGACTGGACAACCGTCTGAAACAGGCGGGCCAGACTTCGTCCAAGACGCGGCTGCTGTCGGGTCCGATGCTGGGCTTGCTCGAAAGCGGCGATTGGGAGTCGGGCGGCGCCCACGCCAATCTGATGGGGCAGCGGTTGGCGGCGGGCATCGCGGGGCGGTCGCCCTTCGTCCTGGCCCATCCGGTGGAGGCGAACGCCGTCTTCGTGCGGATGCCGCCAGAGGCGCATGCCCGCCTGAACGAAATGGGCTGGGCCTGCTACGCCTTCGACGACGGTTCCGTGCGCTTCGTCTGTTCGTGGGCGACGCAGGAAGCGGCCGTGGACGAGTTGATCGAGGCGGTCGCCGGTCTGGGCTGAGCGACGAATCCGCGCTCGCGCGCCAGCGTGGCCTTTCCCCGGTCGCATTGGCTTTCCATATGCGGATTATGGCGATGCGAGGCGAACGCTCCGGCGGCAGGCGTGACCCGATGGTCAAGGCGCAGCAGGCAGGGAGCCCACAGGACAAGACGGACGGACCCCCGACGCTGACGGCGCTGGCGGATCTGGCGCGGCTGGTGGCCCGATCGGGCGCGCCGCACCTGAAACTGCGGCTGATCTCGGCCATCCTGCTGACGCTGGCGGGCAAGGGGCTGGGCGTCATGGCGCCGCTGGTGCTGGGCGCGGCGGTCAACCGCCTGGCGGCGGGGCAGGGTGCGGCGACCGCCGTCGGCCTGGGCTTTGCGGCCTTCGCCATCGGCTGGACCGTCGTGCGGTTCCTGTCGGCGGCCTCACCTCTTATCTCCGACGTCGTATTCGCGCCGGTGCGCGCCGCCGCCCAGCGCGCGACGGCGGCCGAGGCCTTCGCCCATGCGCTGAGCCTGTCGCTGGACTTCCACCAGACCAAACGCTCGGGCGCCCTATCGCGGACCATGGACCGAGGATCGCGCGCCGTGGACTTCCTGCTGCGCATCCTCGCCTTCAACCTGGTTCCGACCGGGGTTGAGTTGGTGCTGGCGGCCGGGGTGCTGGGCGCCAAATACGACTGGCGTTTCGCCGCCGTCGCGGTGGTGGTGGTCGTCATCTACACCGCCGCCACCTTCGCCATGTCCAACTGGCGGCTGGAGCATCGCCGGATCATGAATGCGGCCGATTCCGAGGCCGCCGGCGTCTCGGTCGACGCCCTGCTGAACTATGAGACGGTCAAGTCGTTCGGGGCCGAGACGCGCGCGGCCCAGACCTATGACCGGGCGCTGGGCGACTATGCCGAGGCGTCGCTGAAGGCCAATAGTTCGCTGAACATGCTGAACGGGATGCAGGCCCTGGTGATGAACCTGGGGCTGGGCGTCATGGCGGTGATGGCCGGGTTCGAGGCGGCGGCCGGGCGGATGGGGCCGGGTGACGTGACGGCGGCGGTGCTGATCATGATCTCACTGTATGCGCCGCTGAACATCCTGGGCTTCGCCTATCGGGAAATCCGTCAGTCCTTCATCGACATGGAGGAGATGCTGAAGGTGACGCGACAGACGCCGCAGGTCGCCGATGCGCCGAACGCCGTCGCCCTGCCGCGGCCGGTCGATGCTCGCGGGGCGTCGGTAGCATTCGAGGCGGTCGGCTTCCGCCACGACGCGCGGGCCAATGGGCTGGAGGACGTCAGCTTCTACGCTGCGCCTGGCACCACGACGGCGCTGGTCGGGCCCTCGGGCGCGGGCAAGTCCACCATTGTCAAACTGGCGCTGCGTCTGCTCGATCCGCAGGAAGGGCGCGTGCTGATCGACGGCCATGACGCGCGTGATGTGACCCAGGCCTCGCTGCGATCGGCGGTGGCGCTGGTGCCTCAGGATGTGGCCCTGTTCAACGACACCCTGGCCGCCAACATCGCCTTCGCCCGGCCCGAGGCGTATGAGGCGCAGGTGTGGGCGGCCGCGGAGGCGGCAGAACTGGCCGACTTTATCCGCGGCTTGCCGGATGGGATGCAGACCAAGGTCGGCGAACGGGGGCTGAAGCTGTCGGGCGGCGAACGTCAGCGGGTGGGCATCGCCCGAGCCCTGTTGGCCGATCCGTGCATCCTGATCCTGGACGAGGCCACCAGCGCCCTGGACAGCCGCACCGAGGCCGCGATCCAGAAGACGCTGCGCAAGGCCAGGAACGGCCGCACGACCCTGGTGGTCGCCCACCGGCTGTCGACCGTGGCGGACGCGGACCAGATTCTGGTGCTGAAGGCCGGGCGGATCGTCGAGCGGGGCGGGCACCACGAACTGGTGGCCCGACAGGGCGGGGAATATGCAGCGCTGTGGCGCAAACAGACGCGCGGCGGCAAGACGCCTCAGATGGCGGACTGACTGGCGGCCGGCAGCTTCTTTCTGACCACCTCTTGCAGGTTCGTCAGGATGGCGGTCCGCGCGGCCTGCTCCTCGGGCGGCAGGGCCAGCAGCAGCTTCATCGCCTGGGCGTGGACCGTGGCGATGCGCCAGTCGAAACCGCCTTGGCGCGGCGCGGCGTCCAGCAGGTCGCACAGGCCCTTGGCCGCTGTGCACAGGTCATCCATCGAAAAGGGGCTGGCGGCGTCAATGATCTGGCTGGAGGCGGAATAGGCCAGATCCAGCCGCATCGGCTCGATCAGGGCCGGATCGGGCTTGGCCAGCAGGACCGCGATATTGTCGCCGATGATGGCGCGGGCCTGATCCTGAAGGCCGTCGAGATTGGCGCGGGCCTGAGCCAGGGCGACCCCGACGCTGACGCCGCCGGGGCGGTCCAGCATCTCGGACAGGCGGGATTTGCGCTGGGTATGGGTGATGACGGTCATAGGGCCAAGGTCTCCATCCCGTTCGCCTTGCGGATCATGTCGGCGCGACGTTCGACGCCTTCATAGCCGGTATGCCGGAACCGGCGATCGGGCCCCATATAGTCGCCGACCTCGAGGAACGGCCGGCTGTCGCGCGCGACCCACAGGATGCGCTCCAGCAGAAGGGCCGGGCTGAACGGCTTGGTGATGACGAAGTTGGCGCCGCAGTCGCGCGCCTCGGCGACGCGGCCGCGACGAATATGGCTGGCGGTCATGATCACCGGGGTGAAGGTGTTGGGATTGGCGCCCGAGCGACGCAGCCAGCGCACCAGTTCGAACCCGTCGATGTCGGGCATGTCTGTGTCGACGACCAGCAGATCGACGGGCTTGTCGGTCAGCAGTTTCTGGGCCTCGGTCCCCGTGCCGCAGGCATAGGTCGGGCGGATGCCGAAGCCTGTCAAAGCGTTGGAGGTCAGCGTCAACGAAAAAGGCGAATCGTCGACGATCATCGTGATCGCACCGCCCAGGTTGAAGACGGCGCTTTCGCGCAGAGACTCGCCGCTGCTCATGATGCAAAGGCCCCCGTCTGGCCCGCCGATAAACTCATGGCCGGTCGCAAACCCCGATGCCTCCTAACGAAGGGCGGAGCTTGGCAGACGAGGGTGGATGCTGCGTTAACGCTGACTCGGGCGATCAAGCGTCAGAGGGCGCCGATGGCGTAGAAGCGATCCGCGCGGCGCTTCTTGATCTGCTGCGGCGTCAGGCCGTCAAAGCCCTTCAGCTCTTCGGCCAGAACGTCGCCGACATTGGCCATGGCCGCGTCGCGATCGGTGTGGGAGCCGCCGACAGGCTCTTGGATCAGGCGGTCCACGATCTTCAGCTGCATCAGGTCCGGGCCGGTGATCTTCATCGCCATGGCCGCATCCTTGGCCCGCGCGCCGTCGCGCCACAGAATGCCGGCTGCGCCCTCGGGCGAGATGACCGAATAGATCGAGTGCTCCAGCATCAGCACACGGCTGGCCGCCGCGATGGCGATGGCCCCGCCCGAACCGCCTTCGCCCGTGATGGTGGCGATGGAGGGCACGCCCAAGGTCAGGCAGCGCTCGGTCGAGCGCGCGATGGCCTCGGCCTGGCCGCGCTCCTCGGCGCCCAGCCCCGGATAGGCGCCGGCGGTGTCGATGAAACTGAGCACCGGCAGGCCGAACTGCTCGGCCATGTCCATCAGGCGCACGGCTTTACGATAGCCCTCGGGCCGCGCCATGCCGAAGTTGTGGGTGATGCGGGTCGCGGTGTCGTGACCCTTTTCGTGGCCCATGATGACGACCGGCCGGCCGCGGAACCGGGCCAGACCGCCGAGGATCGCCTGGTCGTCCCCGAACTGACGGTCGCCGTGCAGTTCGTTCCAGTCGGTGAACAGGCTCTGGACGTAGTCGATGAAGTGCGGACGCTGCGGATGGCGCGCGACCTGGGTCTTCATCCAGGGGTCGAGGCCAGCGTAGGTCTTCTTGCGCAGCTGCTCGGCCTTTTTGCGCAGGCCCTCGATCTCATGGTCGATGTCGCCCGAGGTGTCGGCCAGCAGCGACAGCTCCTCGATCTTGGCTTCCAGATCGGCGATCGGCTTTTCGAAGTCGAGATAGTGCGTGGCCATCAAGGCGTCCGGGAACTGCAAACGGGCGAAAGCGCCCTTGGGGAAGGCGCGCGAACCTAGAGAGGTCAACGCCGCCGGGCAAGCGCGGGTTCAGTCGTCGCGCGCCAAGGGGTGGTTTTGTTGGACAACCTGGGCCAGGCGATCGGTGGCGACG from Brevundimonas fontaquae includes these protein-coding regions:
- a CDS encoding mechanosensitive ion channel family protein, producing MSLPISNEVAEAVAAGRKAVSVDAAMIAKLTDMAGDFAINLTIAILIFVATLFVAKWAAGAARKTLSRVRGFRHDPTVLSFAVQVVRVVVIIIGMIAVLQRLGVQTTSIIAVLGAASLAVGLALQGTLSNVASGIMLLVLRPYRVGDVVDVGGMAGTVQRLDLFTTQLSNASNHKIVIPNSKVLSDPLTNLTGQQTRRIEINFTVGYGEDLGQARKVLIDMAGAHDKVLHDPHPWSGVTGLLDSSVQITLHAWVKVTDWWQTQADLMQGGKEALDAAGIEIPFPHQVAVPYGDEDVMPVVRVRTVEDGTADLKATNR
- a CDS encoding threonine aldolase family protein; translation: MRYDFGSDNTAGMALSAIEGLVRANKGFARAYGADEVTARAADQIRQRLDADAEVRFVFSGTAANAIALSMLAQPYEAVLAHHAAHICTDETGAPGFFGHGVGLIGLPGFSGKIDPLALQAQLGEPEVGHRQPPAALSLTQATEYGSVYTEEELRHLIEPAKALGYGVHMDGARLTNAVAAGFDLKDIPRLGVDVLVFGGAKAGANCAEAIVLFDKSLARRLDNRLKQAGQTSSKTRLLSGPMLGLLESGDWESGGAHANLMGQRLAAGIAGRSPFVLAHPVEANAVFVRMPPEAHARLNEMGWACYAFDDGSVRFVCSWATQEAAVDELIEAVAGLG
- a CDS encoding ABCB family ABC transporter ATP-binding protein/permease, with amino-acid sequence MRGERSGGRRDPMVKAQQAGSPQDKTDGPPTLTALADLARLVARSGAPHLKLRLISAILLTLAGKGLGVMAPLVLGAAVNRLAAGQGAATAVGLGFAAFAIGWTVVRFLSAASPLISDVVFAPVRAAAQRATAAEAFAHALSLSLDFHQTKRSGALSRTMDRGSRAVDFLLRILAFNLVPTGVELVLAAGVLGAKYDWRFAAVAVVVVVIYTAATFAMSNWRLEHRRIMNAADSEAAGVSVDALLNYETVKSFGAETRAAQTYDRALGDYAEASLKANSSLNMLNGMQALVMNLGLGVMAVMAGFEAAAGRMGPGDVTAAVLIMISLYAPLNILGFAYREIRQSFIDMEEMLKVTRQTPQVADAPNAVALPRPVDARGASVAFEAVGFRHDARANGLEDVSFYAAPGTTTALVGPSGAGKSTIVKLALRLLDPQEGRVLIDGHDARDVTQASLRSAVALVPQDVALFNDTLAANIAFARPEAYEAQVWAAAEAAELADFIRGLPDGMQTKVGERGLKLSGGERQRVGIARALLADPCILILDEATSALDSRTEAAIQKTLRKARNGRTTLVVAHRLSTVADADQILVLKAGRIVERGGHHELVARQGGEYAALWRKQTRGGKTPQMAD
- a CDS encoding chemotaxis protein CheE; amino-acid sequence: MTVITHTQRKSRLSEMLDRPGGVSVGVALAQARANLDGLQDQARAIIGDNIAVLLAKPDPALIEPMRLDLAYSASSQIIDAASPFSMDDLCTAAKGLCDLLDAAPRQGGFDWRIATVHAQAMKLLLALPPEEQAARTAILTNLQEVVRKKLPAASQSAI
- a CDS encoding response regulator produces the protein MSSGESLRESAVFNLGGAITMIVDDSPFSLTLTSNALTGFGIRPTYACGTGTEAQKLLTDKPVDLLVVDTDMPDIDGFELVRWLRRSGANPNTFTPVIMTASHIRRGRVAEARDCGANFVITKPFSPALLLERILWVARDSRPFLEVGDYMGPDRRFRHTGYEGVERRADMIRKANGMETLAL
- a CDS encoding acetyl-CoA carboxylase carboxyltransferase subunit alpha → MATHYLDFEKPIADLEAKIEELSLLADTSGDIDHEIEGLRKKAEQLRKKTYAGLDPWMKTQVARHPQRPHFIDYVQSLFTDWNELHGDRQFGDDQAILGGLARFRGRPVVIMGHEKGHDTATRITHNFGMARPEGYRKAVRLMDMAEQFGLPVLSFIDTAGAYPGLGAEERGQAEAIARSTERCLTLGVPSIATITGEGGSGGAIAIAAASRVLMLEHSIYSVISPEGAAGILWRDGARAKDAAMAMKITGPDLMQLKIVDRLIQEPVGGSHTDRDAAMANVGDVLAEELKGFDGLTPQQIKKRRADRFYAIGAL